The stretch of DNA TGGGTATCGGATGAGCATGGATTCGAATATATTTTTTTCGAAAATGAGTTGATACTTGACCAGCCAATACGGTATGATTTTTCGACGGAAGAAGAGAATACAACTTTTGAAAAACCAAAATTCAAAACTTTCCGGAAATCGCACAGAACGCCTTATCTCACACGAGAAGTCGATCTGCATATTGAGTTTTTAGTAGAAAACACTCAACTTCTCAATCAATCAGAAATCTTACAGATTCAATTGGATATTGCAAGAGAAGAAATAGAAAAAGCCATGGATGAGGATCAAATCCGATTGATTCTTATTCATGGCTTTGGTAAGGGTGTTCTAAAAAGAGAACTGATAGAATTATTGTATCGTTATACCAATATCGAATTTTATGACGCCAATTTTAGAGAATATCATGGCAACGCCATCGAGGTGAGATTTTTATAGTTTTATTCTGGTTTTAGGCATCTAATTCTTTTTTAATCCAAGCCATCATATCAAAATAATTTTGTGGTATTATCCCGTGTCCGCTTCTATACTCATGGTATTCGTGCTTTATCCCTAAATTGGTGAGCAGCTTTTCTCCTAAGCGTGCTCCCTCTATTGGCAAAACCACATCTTCTAGCCCATGAGAAACAAAAAAACTAAGATGTGTATAATCTGCCCTATTTTCTTTAATATCAATGAAATGATCTTCTGGATAACCACTCAAAATCAAAACATTTTTCACTTTCTCTGGATAGGACAACGCAATAGCATAGCTAAGAATTGCTCCTTGACTGAAACCACTTATCCAAACATTCGAAGCATCTAGTTTCTCTTGTTCATTAATGGCATCTATAAAATCTACCAAAGAATTTCTCGACTCGACTCCTTCTTCGAAGTTGGTCATTTTCACACCATCGGTAAAATCCAGCCCATACCAACCAAATCCTCCATAAATAAGCGGAAATCGTCCTCTTACCGAGACAATATGTGCTTCTGCTGGTAAATCATTAGCGAAACTAAAAAGATCTTCTTCGTTACTTCCATACCCATGGATCAATAAATACAAAAATGCACGATCGGTCTCTACAGTGGGTTTTCGCTCTATATATTGAATGCCTTTTAGTTCTTTCATATCATTATTTTCTGTTTACAAAGTTACTCATTTCCTACCGAAGTCTTGCCTTCTTTTGTTGGATAACAAATTTATGTTTAGGAAAAATTTATATTGGATAGTAGGTATTCTGTAGCAAATTGTTTCTAAAATCCTTCAAAAACACCCAGACCAAAAAGTGCATAATCATATTTTACTGGATCTTTTGGATCCATTATTCTCAATGCTTCATCCAACTCTTTTAGGGCTTTTGCATCATTTTGTTTTCGAGTCAAAAGTCCAAGTTTTCGTGCTACATTACCAGAATGAACGTCGAGCGGACATGACAGAATAGCGGTTGGGATCGTTTGCCAAATACCCAAATCTACTCCTTGTGGATCTCTACGTACAAACCATCTAAGCATCATGTTGAGTCTTTTTGCAGAGGAGTTTTTCATCGGATCAGAAATATGTTTCTTGGTTCGAGGCAAATGATCGATCTCGAAAAAAATATTTCTAAAAGCAGAAATAGCTTCTTGCATCGATGTTGAAGTTTGGTATTGAGAAAACACTGTCTCCAAACCACCGTGTTGTTGATAAATGTTGCGAAGAGATTTCATGAAGAATTGCAAATCATCGCTATTGAATGTTCTGTGCACAAAACCTTGCATCTTATCCAAATTATTCGCCGAGAAACTCATCACAAAATCATACGGAGAATTACCCATCAATTGCATCATTTTATCGGCATTTCTAATAATCATTTGTCGTTTTCCCCATGCAATAGTTGCCGTTAGAAAACCTGCAATTTCTATATCTTCTTTCTGTGAATACCGATGCGGAATTTGTATAGGATCTGTTTGTATAAAATCTAGCGTATTGTATTGCTGAACTTTTTCCTCTAAAAAATCCTTTAGATCTGTCATCTTACAAAGATAAGAAAATAAGAGAAGGATTGTTTGCCTCAATTTTCTGGGCAGAAAAAATATTTTCTAGTGTAGATTAATGTACAGTTTCTTTTACCAACAAACCATCTTGTATCTCTAGTTTACGATCGGTCATATTGGCCAATTCTTCGTTGTGGGTAACGATGACAAAAGTCTGATCCAATTCGTTTCGTAACTTAAAAAACAAGTGATGTAGTTCATCGGCATTTTTAGAATCTAAGTTCCCCGAAGGTTCGTCTGCAAAAACCACTGAAGGATTATTAATTAACGCTCTAGCAACGGCAACTCTTTGTTGTTCACCACCAGAAAGTTGATTGGGTTTATGACTAAATCTATGCGATAGCCCCAACATCGATAATAATTCTTTGGCATGTTTTTCTGCTTCGGTTCGAGGAGTCTTTCGTATAAAAGCCGGAATCATTACATTTTCTAGTGCTGTAAACTCTGGTAAAAGTTGATGAAACTGAAAAATAAAACCAATATTCTCATTACGAAATTTTGACAACTCCACATCCGAGAGTTTTGTAATATCCTCCCCTTTTATTAAAACAGTAGTAGCATTCGCAACCGGATTAGATGGTTTTTCTAAAGTCCCAAGAATCTGCAACAAAGTTGTTTTCCCTGCACCAGAAGCCCCTACAATAGATACAATTTCTTTTGGCATTATATCGATTGTTACTCCTTTGAGAACTTCTAAATCCTGATATTTCTTATGAATGTTAACCGCTTTTATCATGCTGTAAAAATACATTATTGTTTTTTAATAATGCAACGGAAAGCATTACAATTGATAGTATTTATCTAATTTAGCTAAAAATTAAAAACATGCCCCAACAACCAAAGATGAGTTTCCTAATTCTAACGACAAAACGCGATGAATTTATTCGTTGAAATAATAGGAAGATTTACCTTGCCCAACCACAAAAACACGCATCTAGTTATCCGACAATTGCAAAAAGCACTAAACAAACATACTATCTTGACATGAAAACCTTTTTTTATATTTTTATAGGCGGAGGAATCGGATCTGTTTTGCGTTTTGTATTGTCTAAGTACATGATACAATTTTGGCACAAGGATTTCCCAACAGGAACACTAATTGTTAATCTTATTGGATGCTTTTTGATCGGAGTTCTTTTTACATACTTTACGAAATATCCTACCCCAACAATTTTCAGTTGGTTGTTGATTGCTGGTTTTTGCGGTGGCTTTACCACTTTCTCTACCTTCAGTTTAGAAAGTATTGTTTTATTAGAAAAAAATCAATATTCTATATTTGCTATATATATCCTATCTAGTCTATTGGGTGGGATTTCGCTTAGTTTTCTAGGCGCAAAAATTGCCTCTTATTTATGATAAACGATACTATTACCCCTTTTCAATCTGTAGAAAATGACCCCACAAAAACTCGGATCTATACTTTAGAGAATGGTCTAAAAGTGTATTTGAGTAGAAATGAAAACGAACCCAAAATCCAAACCTATATCGCAGTAAAAACAGGTTCGAATAACGATCCTGAAACTACAACCGGATTGGCGCACTATTTCGAACATATGATGTTCAAAGGAAATTCTAAAATTGGTGCTTTGGATTGGGAACAAGAAAAAAAATATTTAGACCAATTAGAAGAACTTTTCGAAGCACACAGAAACACCAAAGATTTAGCTGCAAAGAAAGAAATTTATCAAGAAATTGATCGTCTTTCATATGAAGCATCTAAATTGGTTGTCCCAAATGAATACGACAAATTTACCTCGATCATTGGTGCATCACAAGTCAATGCGCAT from Weeksella virosa DSM 16922 encodes:
- a CDS encoding TIGR02757 family protein, giving the protein MTDLKDFLEEKVQQYNTLDFIQTDPIQIPHRYSQKEDIEIAGFLTATIAWGKRQMIIRNADKMMQLMGNSPYDFVMSFSANNLDKMQGFVHRTFNSDDLQFFMKSLRNIYQQHGGLETVFSQYQTSTSMQEAISAFRNIFFEIDHLPRTKKHISDPMKNSSAKRLNMMLRWFVRRDPQGVDLGIWQTIPTAILSCPLDVHSGNVARKLGLLTRKQNDAKALKELDEALRIMDPKDPVKYDYALFGLGVFEGF
- a CDS encoding alpha/beta hydrolase, whose amino-acid sequence is MKELKGIQYIERKPTVETDRAFLYLLIHGYGSNEEDLFSFANDLPAEAHIVSVRGRFPLIYGGFGWYGLDFTDGVKMTNFEEGVESRNSLVDFIDAINEQEKLDASNVWISGFSQGAILSYAIALSYPEKVKNVLILSGYPEDHFIDIKENRADYTHLSFFVSHGLEDVVLPIEGARLGEKLLTNLGIKHEYHEYRSGHGIIPQNYFDMMAWIKKELDA
- a CDS encoding Smr/MutS family protein, which codes for MFQKGDKVKAIDDNVQGTVTKVHLPKIWVSDEHGFEYIFFENELILDQPIRYDFSTEEENTTFEKPKFKTFRKSHRTPYLTREVDLHIEFLVENTQLLNQSEILQIQLDIAREEIEKAMDEDQIRLILIHGFGKGVLKRELIELLYRYTNIEFYDANFREYHGNAIEVRFL
- a CDS encoding ABC transporter ATP-binding protein yields the protein MIKAVNIHKKYQDLEVLKGVTIDIMPKEIVSIVGASGAGKTTLLQILGTLEKPSNPVANATTVLIKGEDITKLSDVELSKFRNENIGFIFQFHQLLPEFTALENVMIPAFIRKTPRTEAEKHAKELLSMLGLSHRFSHKPNQLSGGEQQRVAVARALINNPSVVFADEPSGNLDSKNADELHHLFFKLRNELDQTFVIVTHNEELANMTDRKLEIQDGLLVKETVH
- the crcB gene encoding fluoride efflux transporter CrcB; this encodes MKTFFYIFIGGGIGSVLRFVLSKYMIQFWHKDFPTGTLIVNLIGCFLIGVLFTYFTKYPTPTIFSWLLIAGFCGGFTTFSTFSLESIVLLEKNQYSIFAIYILSSLLGGISLSFLGAKIASYL